Proteins found in one Paenibacillus sp. FSL R10-2782 genomic segment:
- a CDS encoding polysaccharide deacetylase family protein: MRKAKRATWVVASLVITLVIGQFSGVREYVSQLRAGHGTETSEPEAATTMAIAALPDNALMQRLRSDAARQRREPVDAKIDRVWKAIPGYNGLEVDLDATYRKAIAAPDRPIQYVYRQLAPKVHLNQLGNVPIYRGNPEKPMVSFMINVAWGNEYIVPMLDTLDQEKVKATFFFDGSWLKKNPELAKEIQKRGHELSNHAYSHPNMSRLSRERATQEIEKTQVLLQEILGVKNSWFAPPSGDFNQETVDLAAGLGLKTVLWTLDTVDWRHPSPESVIAKISSKVESGSLILMHPTDSSSAALKGMIHAIRSKGLVPGTVSQTLSPDRQLPAPVE; the protein is encoded by the coding sequence ATGAGAAAGGCAAAGAGAGCAACGTGGGTTGTAGCTAGTCTGGTCATTACGCTGGTGATTGGACAGTTTAGCGGGGTACGTGAGTATGTGAGTCAACTACGAGCCGGACACGGCACGGAAACGAGTGAGCCCGAGGCTGCAACGACGATGGCGATTGCAGCTTTACCTGATAATGCACTCATGCAGCGACTGCGATCAGATGCTGCCCGGCAAAGAAGAGAACCGGTTGATGCCAAAATCGACCGTGTATGGAAGGCTATTCCTGGCTATAACGGCTTGGAGGTTGACCTGGACGCTACTTATCGTAAGGCAATTGCGGCTCCAGACCGCCCCATACAATATGTGTATCGACAGCTTGCGCCCAAGGTACATTTGAACCAACTCGGCAATGTCCCGATTTACCGGGGAAATCCGGAGAAGCCGATGGTTTCTTTCATGATCAATGTGGCTTGGGGAAATGAGTATATCGTGCCTATGCTGGATACGCTGGATCAGGAAAAGGTCAAGGCTACATTTTTTTTCGATGGCAGCTGGCTGAAAAAAAACCCTGAACTCGCCAAAGAGATTCAGAAAAGAGGACATGAGCTTTCAAACCATGCCTATTCTCATCCGAATATGAGTCGTCTGAGCAGGGAAAGAGCTACACAGGAGATAGAGAAGACACAAGTGCTTCTTCAGGAAATTTTAGGTGTGAAAAATAGCTGGTTTGCCCCGCCGTCGGGCGATTTTAATCAAGAAACCGTTGATCTAGCAGCAGGTCTGGGGCTTAAAACAGTGCTGTGGACACTGGATACAGTGGACTGGAGACATCCTTCGCCGGAATCGGTAATTGCTAAAATCAGCAGCAAGGTCGAATCGGGATCACTGATTTTGATGCATCCGACAGATTCTTCATCGGCCGCTCTCAAAGGCATGATTCATGCCATTCGCAGCAAGGGACTGGTGCCCGGAACCGTCAGTCAGACGCTTTCCCCTGATCGGCAGCTACCTGCTCCGGTTGAGTGA
- a CDS encoding pitrilysin family protein — MERIQLKNGLRVVIEKIPTVRSVSFGIWVKTGSRNETPDNSGISHFIEHMLFKGTERFDAKEIAEQFDAIGGNVNAFTSKEYTCYYAKVLDEHLPIAVDVLSDMFFNSKLDHEELAKEKNVILEEISMYEDTPDDMVHDLLSRAAYGDHPLAYPILGTEKHLLAMDSSHLSNYMKEHYTIDNTVISVAGNIDDSLVELLERHFGHFDNHGTASPLTVPAFNGELLYHEKATEQNHICLSLPGFATGDDLQYAMVLLNNAIGGGMSSRLFQEIREKRGLAYSVYSYHSSHADSGMFTIYAGTAPKQTKDVLDLTLELLQDVAVKGLDDNELRKGKEQLKGSLILSLEGTGSRMNRLGKNELMLGQHYTLDQMIEHIEQVTADDVNKVLDRMFSEPFALSMVGASDSAVKDMRRDCFVNLRGD, encoded by the coding sequence GTGGAAAGAATTCAACTCAAAAACGGCCTAAGAGTGGTCATTGAAAAAATTCCAACCGTGCGTTCCGTTTCTTTCGGCATCTGGGTTAAAACCGGCTCTCGAAATGAAACCCCGGACAATAGCGGTATTTCCCATTTTATTGAACACATGCTTTTCAAAGGAACAGAGCGTTTCGACGCGAAGGAAATTGCCGAGCAATTTGACGCCATTGGAGGGAATGTTAATGCATTCACTTCGAAGGAATATACGTGCTATTATGCAAAAGTACTGGATGAGCATCTGCCGATTGCGGTTGATGTACTGTCCGATATGTTTTTTAATTCTAAATTAGATCATGAAGAGCTGGCAAAAGAAAAAAACGTGATCCTGGAGGAAATCTCCATGTACGAGGACACACCGGACGATATGGTGCATGATCTCTTATCACGGGCCGCCTATGGCGACCATCCGCTGGCTTACCCCATTCTCGGTACCGAAAAGCATTTATTAGCTATGGACAGCTCCCATCTCAGCAATTATATGAAAGAACACTATACAATCGACAATACGGTCATCAGTGTGGCTGGTAATATTGATGATAGTCTGGTAGAGCTACTGGAGCGTCACTTTGGGCACTTTGATAACCATGGAACTGCTTCGCCCCTGACGGTTCCTGCGTTTAACGGTGAACTGCTGTATCATGAAAAGGCAACGGAACAGAATCATATTTGCTTGTCCCTGCCTGGATTTGCAACGGGTGACGATCTCCAGTATGCTATGGTATTGCTGAACAACGCGATCGGCGGCGGTATGAGCTCACGTCTGTTTCAGGAAATTCGGGAGAAGCGTGGGCTGGCTTATTCGGTCTATTCCTACCATAGCTCTCATGCGGACAGTGGTATGTTCACCATTTATGCCGGTACGGCTCCCAAGCAAACGAAGGACGTGCTGGATCTGACACTTGAGCTGTTGCAGGATGTGGCTGTCAAGGGACTGGATGATAACGAGCTTCGTAAAGGCAAGGAGCAGTTAAAAGGAAGCCTGATATTAAGCCTTGAGGGCACAGGAAGTCGGATGAATCGTCTTGGGAAAAATGAGTTGATGCTAGGTCAGCATTACACGCTGGATCAAATGATCGAACACATTGAGCAAGTGACAGCTGATGATGTGAACAAGGTACTGGACCGGATGTTCTCAGAGCCGTTTGCCCTGTCGATGGTCGGAGCGAGTGATTCAGCGGTTAAGGACATGAGGAGGGACTGTTTTGTTAACTTACGTGGAGATTAA
- the dut gene encoding dUTP diphosphatase yields MLTYVEINRLEGNEDIELPRKMSELASGFDLYAAVQEGLVLEPGKRCLVPTGLAIAMPAGLEAQIRPRSGLALKHGITCLNTPGTIDADYRGEIKVLLINLGEEPFTITRNERIAQMVFQTVPEVELKKVDRLSETVRGAGGFGHTGR; encoded by the coding sequence TTGTTAACTTACGTGGAGATTAACAGGTTAGAGGGCAATGAGGATATTGAGCTGCCCCGTAAAATGTCAGAGCTTGCATCCGGGTTTGACCTGTATGCTGCGGTACAGGAAGGCTTAGTGTTGGAACCCGGCAAGCGTTGTCTTGTTCCAACCGGATTGGCTATAGCGATGCCGGCAGGGCTGGAGGCACAAATCCGTCCGCGCAGCGGGCTGGCTCTCAAGCATGGTATTACCTGTCTTAACACACCAGGCACCATTGATGCGGATTATCGTGGGGAGATTAAGGTATTGCTTATCAATTTGGGCGAGGAACCTTTCACCATTACACGTAATGAGCGAATTGCACAAATGGTATTTCAGACTGTACCTGAGGTAGAGTTGAAGAAGGTAGACCGTTTGTCTGAAACAGTGCGTGGTGCTGGAGGCTTCGGTCATACAGGACGCTGA
- the dpsA gene encoding dipicolinate synthase subunit DpsA — MLTGIRIVVLGGDARQLEVIRKCVDMDATVSVVGYDQLEEPLRGASRESLSVKLLESADALVLPVVGCDEGGNVNALFGSQKLQFLNEHAAALPPHCVVYTGMARTYLKEICSRHDLRLVELLERDDVAIYNSIPTAEGALMMAIQHTDFTIHGANCMVLGMGRTGFTMARALQGLGARVKVGVRRAEDAARAVEMGWKPFMTRDLADETQGVDLIFNTIPSMIITAQILSKLQQATVIIDLASAPGGCDFRFAEKRGITAMLAPGLPGIVAPKTAGAIIANTLVQLLMEDNPDRGDA; from the coding sequence ATGCTAACAGGAATACGCATCGTTGTATTGGGTGGTGATGCGAGGCAGCTTGAGGTAATTCGAAAATGTGTAGACATGGATGCTACCGTCAGCGTGGTCGGCTATGACCAGCTTGAAGAGCCGCTTAGAGGAGCATCGCGGGAGTCGTTGTCTGTCAAGCTGCTGGAATCGGCAGATGCACTTGTGCTGCCAGTTGTGGGGTGCGATGAGGGAGGCAATGTGAATGCACTTTTTGGATCGCAAAAGCTTCAGTTTCTGAATGAGCACGCTGCTGCTCTTCCACCGCACTGCGTCGTATATACGGGGATGGCGCGGACGTACTTAAAAGAAATTTGTTCCAGACATGATTTAAGGCTGGTGGAATTGCTGGAAAGAGACGATGTGGCCATATATAACTCGATACCTACGGCGGAAGGCGCACTGATGATGGCGATTCAGCATACGGATTTTACGATTCATGGTGCAAATTGTATGGTTCTGGGCATGGGACGGACTGGATTTACCATGGCAAGGGCGCTACAAGGATTGGGAGCCAGAGTGAAGGTCGGGGTACGTAGGGCAGAGGATGCGGCGAGAGCGGTGGAAATGGGCTGGAAGCCTTTTATGACAAGGGATTTGGCGGATGAGACTCAGGGAGTTGACTTGATTTTTAATACGATACCCTCTATGATTATCACAGCGCAAATCTTGTCTAAATTGCAACAGGCTACCGTGATTATTGACCTTGCTTCCGCCCCGGGTGGATGTGATTTCCGTTTTGCGGAAAAGCGTGGAATCACGGCCATGCTCGCCCCCGGCCTTCCCGGTATTGTCGCTCCCAAAACTGCTGGTGCCATTATAGCGAATACGTTGGTGCAGTTGTTAATGGAAGATAATCCTGATCGGGGTGATGCGTAA
- a CDS encoding dipicolinate synthase subunit B produces the protein MSWQGKTVGYAITGSHCTFEEVMPVIQRFVDEGAKVVPIISNTVLTTDTRFGTSQSWQKQLKDITGNDIISTIVEAEPLGPSQILDVLVIAPLTGNSMSKLANAMTDSPVLMAAKAQLRNGRPLLLAISTNDGLGLNAANIAKLLVAKNIFFVPFGQDNPVKKPNSLVADMELIPEAAYAAMQGKQLQPMIVERKTP, from the coding sequence ATGAGTTGGCAAGGGAAAACGGTAGGTTATGCAATTACAGGTTCACACTGCACATTTGAAGAGGTTATGCCTGTTATACAGCGTTTTGTTGACGAGGGCGCGAAGGTCGTTCCCATTATATCCAATACGGTATTAACAACGGATACCCGCTTCGGTACTTCGCAAAGTTGGCAAAAACAGTTGAAAGATATAACAGGGAATGATATCATTTCTACAATTGTAGAGGCTGAGCCACTGGGTCCTTCCCAAATACTCGATGTACTGGTGATTGCACCTTTGACGGGGAATTCGATGAGCAAGCTGGCGAACGCCATGACAGATAGTCCGGTTCTGATGGCCGCCAAGGCGCAATTGCGCAACGGTCGTCCACTTCTTTTGGCCATATCAACCAATGATGGACTTGGTTTGAATGCTGCGAATATCGCCAAGTTACTGGTAGCCAAAAATATATTTTTTGTGCCGTTCGGACAGGACAATCCAGTCAAAAAGCCCAATTCACTTGTGGCTGACATGGAGCTGATTCCGGAAGCCGCTTATGCTGCTATGCAGGGCAAACAGCTTCAACCGATGATTGTGGAACGCAAGACTCCATGA
- a CDS encoding aspartate-semialdehyde dehydrogenase — MSNRKFNVAVVGATGAVGEQIVNLLEKRDFPVDKIKFLSSPRSAGTLISFKGQQIPVEIATPDSFEGIDIALFSAGGDVSKELAPHAVRHGAVCIDNTNAFRMDPTAPLVVPEVNSDKIAKHQGIIANPNCSTIQMVAALKPLYDQYGISRIIVSTYQAVSGAGSRAIDELNRQSAAILNGEEVQPDLLPVGSLPVKHQIAFNAIPQIDKFQDNGYTLEEMKMVRETKKILDDESVDVTATCVRIPVVYGHSESVYVELKKDYDLEEIRNLLSSAPGVTLVDDPAAQLYPLASEAAGKPDVFVGRVRRDLGNSRGLNLWVVSDNLLKGAAWNAVQIAEIIAANAE, encoded by the coding sequence ATGAGCAATAGAAAGTTTAATGTAGCTGTCGTTGGAGCCACAGGCGCCGTAGGAGAACAAATCGTAAATCTGCTGGAAAAACGAGATTTTCCTGTAGATAAAATTAAATTTCTTTCTTCGCCTCGTTCTGCCGGCACTTTAATTAGCTTTAAAGGTCAGCAAATTCCAGTAGAGATTGCAACCCCCGACAGCTTTGAAGGAATCGACATTGCCTTGTTCAGCGCAGGCGGAGACGTAAGTAAGGAACTGGCACCACATGCTGTTCGTCATGGCGCAGTATGCATTGACAACACAAACGCCTTCCGGATGGATCCTACAGCTCCTCTTGTCGTTCCTGAGGTGAACAGCGACAAAATTGCCAAGCATCAAGGGATTATTGCCAACCCGAACTGTTCCACTATCCAGATGGTAGCTGCTTTGAAACCATTATATGATCAGTATGGCATTTCCCGTATCATCGTATCCACATATCAAGCGGTGTCCGGGGCTGGAAGCCGTGCCATTGATGAACTGAATCGTCAAAGTGCAGCTATCCTTAACGGTGAAGAAGTTCAGCCTGATCTGCTGCCAGTCGGCTCATTGCCGGTGAAGCATCAAATCGCTTTCAATGCTATCCCGCAAATCGACAAATTCCAGGACAACGGCTATACACTGGAAGAAATGAAAATGGTACGTGAAACGAAAAAAATATTGGATGATGAATCCGTGGACGTAACAGCAACGTGTGTACGTATTCCTGTCGTATACGGACACTCGGAATCCGTCTATGTAGAGCTTAAAAAAGATTATGATTTGGAAGAAATCCGCAATCTACTTTCTTCGGCACCGGGAGTAACCCTGGTAGACGATCCTGCTGCGCAGCTCTATCCGCTGGCATCCGAAGCTGCAGGGAAACCTGATGTATTCGTTGGACGTGTACGTCGTGATTTGGGCAACAGCCGTGGATTGAATCTGTGGGTCGTATCCGACAACCTGCTCAAGGGAGCGGCATGGAACGCAGTGCAAATCGCGGAGATTATTGCTGCAAATGCGGAATAA
- the dapG gene encoding aspartate kinase: MSILVQKFGGTSLSTPEARQLVLGHVKRELKQNFQLVVVVSAMGRKGEPYATDTLLDWAASNGDSLPKRERDLLLCCGEIISAATLCSLMENEGIPATVLTGAQAGFITDDQYGNARILDIKPDRIVEELNQGRVVIVTGFQGQAVNGDMTTLGRGGSDTSATALGAALQADMVDIYTDVNGILTADPRIVENAKPLAHVSYTEICNLAHQGAKVIHPRAVEIAMQANIPVRVRSTFSEGEGTLVTHPEGFKDVQADIVDRFVTGIAYVGNVTQITVELKPGSEHLQLQVFKSMAEHGISVDFINVTPSGAVYTVFDADGSKAVEVLNGLGLEPKILAGCAKVSVIGGGINGVPGIMATIVEALAESDVQILQSADSNTTIWVLVKKEDMVQAVRALHNKFELHQ; the protein is encoded by the coding sequence ATGAGTATTTTAGTACAGAAATTTGGGGGAACCTCGCTGTCCACACCCGAAGCGCGTCAACTAGTGCTGGGACATGTGAAGCGAGAGCTGAAACAAAATTTTCAACTGGTTGTCGTTGTGTCGGCCATGGGGCGGAAAGGAGAGCCTTATGCCACGGACACGCTGCTCGATTGGGCGGCGTCTAACGGCGACAGTCTTCCTAAGCGCGAACGGGATTTACTGCTGTGCTGTGGTGAAATCATTTCTGCCGCTACATTATGCAGCCTGATGGAAAATGAAGGTATTCCTGCTACGGTGCTGACTGGGGCACAGGCGGGCTTTATTACGGATGATCAATACGGCAATGCTCGTATTTTGGATATAAAGCCAGACCGTATCGTGGAAGAGCTGAACCAGGGCCGTGTCGTCATTGTGACAGGCTTCCAGGGTCAGGCTGTAAACGGTGACATGACTACCTTGGGTCGTGGAGGCAGCGATACTTCCGCTACCGCTCTGGGTGCCGCTCTACAAGCGGACATGGTAGACATTTATACGGATGTGAACGGCATCTTGACCGCCGATCCGCGCATCGTGGAAAATGCAAAACCGCTTGCCCATGTCAGCTATACGGAGATTTGTAATTTGGCTCATCAGGGGGCTAAGGTTATCCACCCCCGTGCTGTTGAAATTGCCATGCAGGCGAATATTCCGGTTCGGGTTCGCTCTACCTTTTCCGAAGGGGAAGGAACGCTGGTCACCCATCCGGAGGGCTTTAAGGACGTACAGGCAGACATCGTTGACCGTTTCGTGACCGGTATTGCGTATGTCGGCAACGTCACACAAATTACCGTAGAATTAAAGCCAGGCTCGGAGCATTTGCAATTACAAGTATTCAAATCCATGGCTGAGCATGGAATCAGCGTCGATTTTATTAATGTTACTCCATCCGGGGCGGTTTATACCGTGTTCGATGCTGATGGAAGCAAAGCGGTTGAAGTATTGAACGGTCTGGGCTTGGAGCCTAAAATTTTGGCAGGGTGCGCTAAAGTATCCGTCATAGGCGGCGGTATCAATGGGGTACCTGGCATTATGGCGACGATTGTAGAGGCATTGGCAGAATCAGACGTACAGATTCTTCAATCGGCAGATTCCAACACGACGATTTGGGTACTCGTTAAAAAAGAAGATATGGTGCAGGCTGTACGCGCATTGCATAATAAATTTGAACTCCATCAATAG
- the dapA gene encoding 4-hydroxy-tetrahydrodipicolinate synthase, with protein sequence MMNFGRLITAMVTPFDQQGEIDWTALSSLIDYLIEEQQSESLVVSGTTGESPTLSDDEKIKLFAFTVEKAAGRCKIIAGTGSNNTRHSIDLTRAAEQAGVDGVLLVVPYYNKPNQEGMYRHFESIANSTSLPAILYNVPSRTAASLTVETTLRLAQIPNIVGTKECASLAQVTQIAAAAPEGFFIYSGDDASGLPAMAVGAYGIISVASHVVGTEMKRMIDALVGGHAQQAAKLHQQLFPVFKGLFGCPHPLPNPVAVKYALELRNVSVGSVRLPLIPPTEEEAEFIKNLFAR encoded by the coding sequence ATGATGAACTTCGGCAGACTGATTACCGCAATGGTGACACCTTTTGATCAGCAAGGAGAGATTGACTGGACTGCATTGTCCTCGTTGATTGATTATTTAATAGAAGAACAACAGTCGGAGTCTCTTGTCGTATCAGGAACGACGGGCGAGTCTCCTACCCTGAGCGATGATGAAAAAATCAAGTTGTTTGCATTTACTGTAGAAAAAGCAGCCGGACGATGTAAAATCATTGCCGGTACCGGTAGCAACAATACACGTCACTCCATTGATCTGACCCGTGCTGCGGAACAGGCGGGGGTAGACGGTGTTTTGCTAGTAGTGCCCTATTACAATAAACCGAATCAGGAAGGGATGTATCGGCATTTTGAAAGTATTGCAAATTCCACATCTCTTCCAGCCATATTGTATAATGTACCAAGCCGTACCGCAGCCAGCCTGACCGTGGAAACGACGCTGCGTCTTGCTCAAATCCCTAACATTGTAGGAACCAAAGAATGCGCGTCGCTGGCGCAGGTCACACAGATTGCAGCCGCAGCTCCGGAAGGGTTCTTCATTTATTCGGGGGATGACGCTTCTGGGTTGCCTGCTATGGCTGTAGGAGCTTATGGTATTATCAGCGTGGCGAGTCATGTAGTAGGCACAGAAATGAAGCGGATGATTGATGCACTTGTAGGGGGACACGCACAGCAGGCAGCAAAATTGCATCAGCAGTTGTTTCCGGTTTTCAAGGGTTTGTTCGGCTGTCCTCATCCGCTGCCTAATCCGGTGGCTGTAAAATATGCATTGGAGTTACGGAATGTTTCCGTAGGTTCTGTTCGGTTGCCGCTTATTCCTCCTACCGAAGAGGAAGCGGAATTTATTAAGAACTTATTTGCTCGCTAA